A section of the Jatrophihabitans sp. genome encodes:
- a CDS encoding sigma-70 family RNA polymerase sigma factor has protein sequence MGAVTPPNRGAEDEGIDIPELISLVRRVVTPRVNDSATADDLVQETLARVLGAGDRVNKGMHGPYAIVTARNLISSLAKQQERQRRNQHRLADLQVAEHVDQQLLEGEKREAMATALARLSERDRQTLVAHEVNGQDTSSLGTQFGMTAGAVAAQLHRARARLRVEYLLVSEKVEPPTDRCRQVLFSLSAGDRRRQRELDTGRHLLECDMCVRISRPLLERTADDPRKDVIGIHRDADIVTARQAVREMASNVGFSRTDSTIIATAVSEIARNIVRFAEKGELSIEVVEDGRYGVQIVARDTGPGIADIDQAMVDGYSTYSGLGLGLPGARRLMDEFEVVSEVGRGTTVTMIKWRKEMHR, from the coding sequence ATGGGCGCCGTCACCCCGCCGAATCGGGGCGCCGAAGATGAGGGGATAGACATCCCGGAGCTCATCTCCCTGGTCCGGCGCGTGGTGACGCCCCGGGTGAACGACTCGGCCACGGCCGATGACCTGGTGCAGGAGACGCTGGCTCGGGTCCTCGGGGCAGGGGATCGAGTCAACAAGGGCATGCACGGGCCTTATGCCATCGTCACCGCCCGCAACCTGATCTCCTCGCTGGCCAAGCAGCAGGAGCGCCAGCGGCGCAATCAGCACCGGCTGGCCGACCTGCAGGTAGCTGAGCATGTCGACCAGCAGTTGCTCGAAGGTGAGAAACGCGAGGCGATGGCGACGGCGCTTGCCCGGCTGTCCGAGCGGGATCGGCAGACGCTCGTCGCCCACGAGGTAAACGGCCAGGACACCAGCAGCCTCGGTACCCAGTTCGGCATGACGGCCGGCGCTGTCGCCGCCCAGTTGCACCGAGCCCGTGCCCGCCTGCGGGTGGAGTACCTTCTCGTGTCAGAAAAGGTGGAGCCGCCCACCGACCGGTGCCGGCAGGTCCTTTTCTCGCTCTCCGCCGGAGATCGTCGTCGGCAACGCGAGCTGGACACGGGGCGTCATCTGCTCGAGTGCGACATGTGCGTGCGGATCAGCCGGCCCCTGCTCGAGAGAACCGCCGACGATCCCCGAAAAGACGTGATCGGAATTCACCGGGACGCCGACATCGTCACGGCTCGGCAGGCAGTACGAGAAATGGCTTCCAACGTCGGGTTCTCGCGGACGGATTCAACCATCATCGCAACGGCGGTCTCCGAGATCGCCCGTAATATCGTCCGGTTCGCCGAGAAGGGCGAACTCAGCATCGAGGTAGTCGAGGATGGCCGGTACGGCGTGCAGATAGTGGCTCGGGACACCGGGCCGGGAATCGCCGATATCGACCAGGCCATGGTTGACGGGTACAGCACTTACAGCGGGCTGGGCCTGGGTTTGCCGGGTGCGCGCCGGTTGATGGATGAGTTCGAAGTCGTGTCAGAAGTGGGTCGAGGAACAACGGTGACCATGATCAAATGGCGAAAGGAGATGCACAGGTGA
- a CDS encoding STAS domain-containing protein — MSEDERVVEQAVSDFPALDPQDEEQLLPQLVAHLRENRTRLRQEWASRIQGAHLLQAMTPQEVAAETTSVYDNYVEVLETGNVEALQHYARDLSERIIPRGVETHEVVGIVLLLRDVLARSLFGKYQQDFSMLNRVLDAYEPAANRIANTVAVSFVDERERVIRQQQDAIRELSTPVLPVRERLLILPIIGVLDTERARQLTEQLLAGIRRHRAKVVVIDITGSPTVDEAAANHLVRTVDASRLMGASVIITGLSPGIAQTLVTIGVDLGKMNTIGDLQGGLEEAERLLGYTVSRQDGSTG, encoded by the coding sequence GTGAGCGAGGACGAGCGAGTCGTCGAGCAAGCTGTATCGGACTTCCCGGCCCTGGACCCTCAGGATGAGGAGCAGCTGCTGCCACAGCTGGTGGCGCACCTGCGGGAGAACCGCACCAGGCTCCGACAGGAGTGGGCCAGCCGTATTCAGGGCGCGCACCTGTTGCAGGCCATGACCCCGCAGGAGGTCGCCGCGGAGACCACCTCGGTGTACGACAACTACGTCGAGGTGCTCGAAACCGGAAACGTCGAAGCGCTGCAGCACTATGCCCGCGACCTGTCCGAGCGCATCATCCCCCGGGGGGTGGAGACCCACGAGGTAGTGGGCATAGTGCTGCTGCTCCGTGACGTGCTGGCGAGATCGCTGTTCGGCAAGTACCAGCAGGATTTCTCCATGCTCAACAGGGTTCTGGACGCCTACGAGCCCGCGGCGAACAGGATCGCCAACACCGTCGCGGTGAGCTTCGTGGACGAACGGGAACGGGTGATCCGTCAGCAGCAGGACGCCATCCGGGAGCTCTCGACGCCCGTTCTTCCGGTTCGGGAACGGCTCCTGATCCTTCCGATCATCGGAGTTCTGGACACCGAACGCGCTCGCCAGCTCACCGAGCAGCTACTCGCCGGCATTCGCAGGCATCGGGCGAAGGTCGTCGTCATCGACATCACCGGCTCTCCCACCGTCGATGAGGCAGCTGCCAACCACCTCGTTCGGACGGTCGACGCCTCTCGCCTGATGGGGGCAAGCGTCATCATCACCGGGCTGTCGCCGGGCATCGCGCAGACTCTGGTGACGATCGGCGTCGATCTCGGCAAGATGAACACGATCGGGGATCTGCAGGGCGGCCTCGAAGAAGCCGAACGGCTCCTGGGCTACACCGTGAGCCGGCAGGACGGTTCCACGGGATAA
- a CDS encoding STAS domain-containing protein: protein MDSGPALVSILQQGSTLIASIHTALDDSQLIRFQRDLIEQIGARRSRGVIIDVAALDVLDSFGLRTLRDIAEMARLRGAITVLVGIQPDVALAMVELGLGTGSIETALDLEEGLAYLGVGVTASTVNHRPEHKMSPWG from the coding sequence ATGGACTCCGGGCCAGCACTCGTATCGATCCTGCAGCAGGGTTCGACCCTGATCGCATCGATCCACACTGCGCTCGATGACAGTCAGCTCATTCGCTTCCAGCGGGACCTGATCGAACAGATCGGTGCCCGCCGGTCGCGCGGGGTGATCATCGATGTCGCCGCATTGGATGTGCTGGACTCGTTCGGGCTGCGCACGCTCAGAGACATAGCCGAAATGGCTCGCCTTCGCGGAGCCATCACCGTGCTGGTAGGAATCCAACCGGACGTCGCTCTTGCCATGGTGGAACTGGGGTTGGGCACCGGGTCGATCGAGACAGCCCTGGATCTCGAGGAGGGCTTGGCCTACCTGGGCGTGGGCGTCACGGCAAGCACTGTCAACCACCGCCCGGAACACAAGATGTCACCGTGGGGGTGA
- a CDS encoding phosphatase RsbU N-terminal domain-containing protein — MGVTPELERNYRVAFLRYLPRREEAPLHAAYEIGRSAVVQRITILDLAQLHHEVFLDVIQNTPEAELVGVTTAASEFFLEVLATYDMTQRSLLEQQRPPPTAER; from the coding sequence GTGGGGGTGACCCCGGAGCTGGAGCGCAATTACCGGGTCGCGTTCCTGCGTTACCTGCCGCGACGCGAAGAGGCGCCCCTTCATGCGGCCTACGAGATCGGGCGTTCGGCGGTTGTCCAGAGAATCACGATCCTGGACCTGGCCCAGCTGCACCACGAGGTGTTCCTGGACGTCATCCAGAACACTCCGGAAGCGGAGCTGGTCGGCGTCACGACGGCCGCGTCGGAATTCTTCCTGGAGGTTCTCGCCACCTATGACATGACCCAGCGGTCCTTGCTGGAGCAACAGCGGCCTCCGCCCACGGCCGAGCGCTAG
- a CDS encoding SDR family NAD(P)-dependent oxidoreductase, producing the protein MTGANRGLGHALVEEALHRGAKRVYAGMRTPVDHSDSRVVTLPLDVTDGAQIKAAVKSMEDLDVIINNAGVGTYDELDDRAAIGDHLAVNLYGPYELTQAVLPLLAASRGDVVNILSLAGLAALPTMPAYSISKAAALSLTQVQRALFAMHGVRVHAVLTGPVDTDMTRAVNIPKAAPAAVAKAVYDGLEADQEDIFPDAMSVSIEAAWDAGANKMLERATSGLLPS; encoded by the coding sequence GTGACCGGAGCCAACCGTGGCCTCGGCCATGCTCTGGTGGAGGAAGCACTCCACCGCGGCGCGAAGCGCGTCTACGCAGGAATGCGCACACCCGTCGACCACTCGGACAGCCGGGTCGTCACACTGCCTCTGGACGTGACCGACGGGGCGCAGATCAAGGCAGCGGTGAAGAGCATGGAAGACCTCGACGTGATCATCAACAACGCGGGCGTGGGGACCTACGACGAGCTGGACGACCGCGCCGCTATCGGAGACCATCTCGCGGTCAACCTGTACGGCCCGTACGAGCTGACCCAGGCCGTCCTGCCGCTGTTGGCAGCCTCTCGCGGCGATGTCGTTAACATCCTCTCACTGGCCGGGCTGGCAGCACTTCCGACCATGCCGGCCTACTCCATCTCCAAAGCAGCAGCCCTTTCGCTCACTCAGGTGCAGCGGGCGCTGTTCGCCATGCACGGAGTGCGGGTGCACGCTGTCCTCACCGGCCCGGTCGATACCGACATGACCCGGGCAGTGAACATCCCGAAGGCCGCACCAGCGGCGGTGGCCAAGGCCGTCTACGACGGCCTCGAGGCCGATCAGGAAGACATTTTTCCTGACGCGATGTCAGTTTCTATTGAAGCCGCCTGGGATGCCGGGGCCAACAAGATGCTTGAGCGTGCCACCTCGGGTCTGCTGCCTTCGTGA
- a CDS encoding Calx-beta domain-containing protein, with the protein MTLVAAAALCLLSVQAAEAATRARTPTVTVVGGASYEYVKSCSTTSPYRCGTYDTQLVFIIYTTNQGSAPITIGYQTVNGSAVAGSDYHATSGTVTIQQNSPQAYVPITFYNDGVAEPAETMQLTLTSSSSPANISSVGTGTIWDGGQIPTDCGLSKTAPKQLSMTCMGRPAGQTWFLDSGCNWPPGWGEDYLLGNEVTGNGTSSGNCYLGSPTTGNFNTV; encoded by the coding sequence ATGACACTCGTTGCCGCAGCCGCGCTCTGCCTGCTGTCGGTGCAGGCCGCCGAGGCGGCCACTCGCGCACGCACCCCGACGGTCACGGTGGTGGGTGGAGCCAGCTACGAGTACGTCAAGTCATGCTCAACTACCTCGCCGTACCGATGCGGCACGTACGACACGCAGCTCGTATTTATCATCTACACCACCAACCAGGGCAGCGCTCCGATCACCATCGGCTACCAGACGGTGAACGGCAGCGCGGTCGCCGGCAGTGACTACCACGCCACCTCGGGCACCGTCACCATTCAACAGAATTCTCCCCAGGCCTACGTCCCCATCACTTTTTACAACGACGGTGTGGCCGAGCCGGCCGAGACCATGCAGCTGACGCTGACCAGCTCCAGCTCGCCGGCCAACATCAGCTCGGTAGGGACCGGCACGATCTGGGACGGCGGGCAGATACCCACCGACTGCGGCCTGAGCAAGACCGCGCCGAAGCAGTTGTCGATGACCTGCATGGGCCGGCCCGCCGGGCAGACCTGGTTCCTGGACTCGGGGTGCAACTGGCCACCCGGATGGGGCGAGGACTACCTGCTCGGCAATGAGGTCACCGGCAACGGCACATCCTCCGGCAACTGCTACCTCGGCTCCCCCACGACGGGCAACTTCAACACGGTTTAG
- a CDS encoding tetratricopeptide repeat protein, translating into MGNRCAALVMATVTVLALAACGNDDGTVDPDPKKASNALAAGLDAQAKGDLDEAVRQYNEVLKYDKKNKYALYDLALIDAARSNYGEAENKYRVVLAIDPAYEPALFNLAILVKAKGNNAEAISLYQRAIKAAPKDAAAHLNLGLLLRATGKVKEGDAAVKKAIALNPKLKDPAASASTAPKSPAASDSASPDASDSASPDASPTPS; encoded by the coding sequence GTGGGGAACCGCTGCGCCGCCCTGGTGATGGCCACTGTCACCGTCCTGGCGCTGGCTGCCTGCGGAAACGACGACGGCACCGTCGACCCGGATCCGAAGAAGGCCTCGAACGCCCTGGCTGCCGGGCTCGACGCCCAGGCCAAGGGCGATCTCGATGAGGCGGTCCGCCAGTACAACGAGGTCCTCAAGTACGACAAGAAGAACAAGTACGCGCTGTATGACCTGGCCCTGATCGACGCCGCCCGGTCTAACTACGGCGAGGCCGAGAACAAGTACCGGGTGGTGCTGGCGATCGACCCGGCCTACGAGCCGGCCCTGTTCAACCTGGCGATCCTGGTGAAGGCCAAGGGCAACAATGCCGAAGCCATCTCGCTGTACCAGCGGGCGATCAAGGCCGCTCCCAAGGACGCCGCGGCGCATCTCAACCTGGGCCTGCTGCTGCGCGCCACCGGCAAGGTCAAAGAAGGCGACGCCGCGGTGAAGAAGGCGATCGCGCTGAACCCCAAGCTCAAGGATCCGGCGGCCTCGGCAAGCACCGCGCCCAAGTCGCCGGCCGCGTCTGACTCAGCCAGCCCCGACGCCTCAGATTCGGCCAGCCCTGACGCCTCACCGACCCCCTCGTAA